The sequence GGCACGCCAGCTCGCGATGAGCCGCCCGCGGTTGTGGGCCTCGCCCGCCTACCTGAAGCAACATGGTTCGCCGCAAAAACCGCAGGACCTGCCGCAGCACAACTGCCTGACCTTCCACCGCGGCGGCCGGCGCCAGCGCGTCTGGCGCTTTGCGAAGCAGGGCCAGTGGACCGAAGTGCGGGTCGACGGCGACCGATTCGCCGATGACGCGTCGCTCGCGCGCCAATGGGCGCTGGCCGGCCGCGGCATCACCTTCAAGTCGGAACTGGACGTGCGGCAGGACGAGGCGGCCGGCACGCTGGTCTGCCTGCTGCCCGACTGGGACACCGAGCCGTACCCGCTGCACGCGCTGCTGCCCAGCGGGCGCTTCGTGCCGGCGCGGGTGCGGGCGCTGGTCGATTTTCTGGCGGAGCGATTCGCTGTCATGGGCGCGCGCGAAAATTGCGTGCAGAGCACCCCATGAAAAAGCGCAAGCCATCGTCCCCCACGTCTTCATCAGCCACCCCGTGCATCCGCGTCTCGCAAAGCGGCGTGCACGGCCTCGGCGCCTTCGCGACCCGCGACCTGCCGGCCGAAGCCTTTCTCGGCCTCTACGACGGGCGCCGCTACACGCCCGCGCAGATCGCCGCCAAAGACTGGAACGACCAGCTCACCTACCTCTTCAAGCTGTCGAATGACGAAACCATCGATGGCGCCAAGGGTGGCAACGCGACGCGGCACCTCAACCATTCGTGCGACCCGAATTGCGAGGCCGTGGAAGACTACGACGAGGGCGGCGAACTGGTGCTCAAGTTCCAGACGCTGGTGGCGGT comes from Variovorax sp. J2L1-78 and encodes:
- a CDS encoding SET domain-containing protein, producing MKKRKPSSPTSSSATPCIRVSQSGVHGLGAFATRDLPAEAFLGLYDGRRYTPAQIAAKDWNDQLTYLFKLSNDETIDGAKGGNATRHLNHSCDPNCEAVEDYDEGGELVLKFQTLVAVDAGDELFIDYGLTADDGSLASDYVCHCGAASCRGTMLAPPDDVPNPALSSMDSP